A segment of the Mercurialis annua linkage group LG4, ddMerAnnu1.2, whole genome shotgun sequence genome:
CATGACTGCATCTTTTTTGTAATCTTTACATTGCCCATTTCTATTTTTCTGATGTCTTTTTTCTAATGCTGACATTTATTGGTCCAATCTAATTAGTAAATGTTTTCTTAAAACAAACATGTTTCTGGGACCAATAAGCCTAGTCTTGTAAATTGGAAGGAAATGTGTTCTCCCTGTAACCATGGCGGTGGCGGCATTCGtgatttaaaaaatcaaaataacgcTTTTCTTATGAAGTTAGGTTTTTCTATTATCACGAAGCCGGATCTCTTATGGGTTCAAGTTATCCGCTCCAAATATAAATGGGTTGTTAATAGTCATCCGAAGCCTGTTAAAGGCCATTGCTCCATTGTTTGGAGGAATCTCGGTTGCCTTTGGGATAAAATCTTTAACAATTCGCATTGGGCTCTTGGAACTGGTCATCAGATTAAGTTTTGGAGTGATAATTGGATAGGTGATCTTGGTCCCCTGAAGTTTTTGGCTTCTGTTCCGCTTACTGAAGATGATCTTGCTAAGAAGGTAAGTGATGTGGTGAGTAATGGCAGTTGGCAATGGGATTATATATCTGGCTTAGTTCCTTGTGCTGTTTTACTCCGCATTGCGGCTATTAGACCTCCTGCCATCTCGGGTGCTTCAGACCAACTCTATTGGGGTCTTACCAGCTCTGGTGCATTCAGCGTTAGCTCGGCGTATAAGTTACAGCAAACTGATCATTTGGAAGAAGAAAGTGACTTATGGAAGATCATTTGGAAATGGCCAGGGGCTCAAAGAATTAGAACAATGCTTTGGCTTACGGCTAAAGATAAACTCTTAACAAACAGTGAGCGTCGGAGAAGGCATATGGTTGAGGTCGAAACGTGTGAAATCTGTGGCGAAGAAAAGGAAGACAGAGACCATATTTTGCGGCAGTGCATTTTTGCAAGGGAAGTGTGGACTAAAATTTTCCCTACTAATTCTGATCACAACTTCTTTACTTTACCTTTTGATAAAtggttttttgataatttgcagAGTAGTAATCATCATGAGGACAGCGAGATGCGGGCAATCACGTTTGGAGTCACGTGCTGGTCCTTATGGGGCCATCGCAACAAATTCATTTTCAACGAGGAAAGGTGGAGCTCAAGCATGCTAGTTCAGTCCATCATTCAAATGGTGCAGTATACCACGGCAGCAAAGAGATTCGCGAACTTGTCAAAGCCTGGGTTGAGTCCTAGAACTGAACACCTGATTGGTTGGGAAAGACCTCCCGGTGGCTGGCTGAAAATTAATACAGACGGTGCAGTTCATCCTCCTGAGAACATGGCGGCGGCAGGTGGTTTAGCTCGTACTTGTAGCGGGCAGTGGATTTTTGGGTTTAGCAGAAATATTGGCAGGTGCTCGGTTCTTCAAGCAGAGCTTTGGGGCGCTTTTGACGGCTTAGAAGCGGCTTGGAACAAGGGTTATCGCCTCGTTATTTTAGAGATGGACAGCAAACTTGCTGTTGATAGCTTGAAGAGTGATGCTATTCAAGTTAATGCTAACGAATATCTTCGTTGTGCTATCAAGGAGTTGATGTGCAGGGACTGGTCCGTCGCAATTCGTCATACTCATAGAGAAGGCAACCGGTGCGCGGATCGTATGGCTAACCTTGGCTACTCTCATGATTTAGGATTGATGATCTACAATGATATCCCGGAGAGCATATACATGTTGCTAGCAGATGATAATGCTGGGGTTTCCTTCCCTCGAATGGTTAGAGGGTCTTAGTGTTTCTTTGCTTCCGGCCTTGGCCGTCTtctttcatcaaaaaaaaaaaaaaagctgatatatatatttttcttaattatatttagtATATCACTTAACGATGTGAATTTATTTTTGTACACGTATTCGAGTGagaattagtctgaatgtgaaatgtttaaagTTGTCATCTTATTGAGACCGTTCtgtttcaaaaatataaaaaaatattgtcgaatttttatgtttttatttgtatcTATATCAACATTATTTTTTAGCTAAATAGTAcgaaaaacataataaataatatgataaaaaattattatttaaaactgaaaatattacatattaattataaaattatataaataaattagttcacatttttttaaaaaattatagtatgttataaatattagactgtaaaaattatactaattcaTTGAAAATTCCTATCATATAACTATTTTCTTCGCTATCAATCATCGGTAAAAAGACTATAAGTATCTTCTTTCATTAATCAAAAATAGACTAAGAATCTCAAATATCGGTAGTATCTTTAAAGAGCAAACAACATTCTATGTGTTTAGTTTGTTTCAATGTAATATATTAAATACTTTTTCTTCATAAAGTATGCAGATTACTATcgataaaactaattttttaacaCATTTGGTTAACCTTttcttttacaaatttaatgaaaaatgtgtaagccaaaatttttataatatgaagATATTTTGACCATTCCAGCAATTCGAAAGCCAATTTTGagaataaaatttctaaaaaatctttataaagtttttaaatattaataaaatcagattttttttattttcttgactTTAACAGATTACTATcgataaaactaatttttttaacacatTTGGTTAACCTTttcttttacaaatttaatgaaaaatgtgtaagccaaaatttttataatatgaagATATTTTGACCATTCTAGCAATTCGAAAGCCAATTTTGagaataaaatttctaaaaatctttataaagtttttaaatattaataaaatcagatttttttttattttcttgactTTAAAGTAATAGAAACTTTAAGATTTCCGTATAGCTAAAATAACTATTTTTCTTGATAATAATAGGCctaatacatttaaaaaaaacccaccttataacattttttcgtttataccctcacctaggaaaaagttcatttgtaccatttttttgatttttcattttcgtctctaccctaaGGAGCTAATTTGACTTCTTTTCATTTGgtctaatattcaaaatgatcctttatatttagcttatattctaattaaatatgaatattattaatcatttataatgttttcatcctttaattaatttaattgtcaaaaatttaaattttagggtagagatgaaaacgaaaaatcaaaaaaagggtacaaataaaCTTTCTCCTAGGTGaaagtataaacaaaaaaatgttataaggtggaagttttttaagtaattaggccataaTAATAGCATATCTATTTCTACATGGGATTGGAATAAACGTGGAAAAATTTATCCAAgcaaaataaacaataatagtAAATCTAGAAATAGTTGTTATTGACCTGGTCAACAGGGGTCATTTGTTTGGTTCAGGGGAAGTCCAGTTGCTATAAAACATGGAGGTAAATTAATTAATgtctataaatataaacaatactAAATTGATACAGCaattcgataaaaaaaaataacaaaataataaaaatcatgCAGTTTCTTTGTTTGAGAAATTCTTTttcgattattattttttcatttgttgTAATAAACAGTAGTTACATATGGAGTGTAGCAGCACAAGATACTCCACGATTTCGTGCATTGTTCGCCTATGGTGATTCTATGGTAGATACAGGCAACAATAATTTTACTTTAACAATTATGAAGAGTAATTTCGCCCCTTACGGCGTTAATTTAGGGGTTGCAACCGGAAGATTTTCTAACGGGAGAATACTATGTGATCATTTAGGTATCGGAAAATGCTTATTTAGATCAAATtcacaatttatttataaatttaactaatcaaatgttagaaaatcaaaaaatcaagaaatatatgtaaaatgacactaatttttatttttcagcgGATAGATTAGAAATTAATCTAGCAAAAGTGCCCCCTTATTTACAACCAGATATATCACCTGAAGATTTCATAAAGGGAATATCATTTGCTTCAGCCGGCGCAGGATATGATATTTTAACATCTACGTCAAGGGTaacttaattttcttttatgaGAGTTTAATTTATAGTAAATCATTTTTCCATTAAACTCGCAAATCATAGTTAAATTCTAAACCTTATATATATATCCAATATACTTTTTTATCTAGACTCGGTTTATATCTTTGAATTTACTTTATTTGACATTCGGGTGATACAGTCATCGATATCGTTAGCTGATCAGTTAAAAAACTGGCAAGAATATAGAGGAAAGTTGATAGCACGTATCGGAGACGGTGCAGCGGCGACATTGGTTGCCAATACAAGTTTACATTTGGTGGTAGCAGGAACTGAAGACATTGTGAGTTATTTTGGTTCAAACAGTCCTAGAAGATCACAATATGATTTGGATGCTTACACTAATCTTATGTATGACTCCGCTGCTAGTTTCCTCCAAGTAAGTACATTTCATAATCTTGTGTGCTATTTAAATtctgtttataattaattatcattcTCATCTATCAATCATAATAATTCTAGCATATTATTATACAGtctgattttttaaattttcgtTTTTCATgtgtatttaaaaatatgtacatttaaaactgaaaaataaaaaatacgataaaattgacaattttaaaaatttataatataaacaaaaaaatatcaaaatgggAGTAATTATGGATGAATATACCATGCTATCATAAAAATAATGAGTAGGGATAATTAGTCGAATTACTAGTTCTAATCATTTTAGATATTATTGGACCAAACCCTATTTCATgaacatttaattatttaagcgtTAGAATTCACCAATACACGTTGCAAAGTTTAGCAACAGTTTTGAAATTATTACAACAGTATAGTATATCGTAACAAAAATATCAACTGCTGCATTAGTTTAAGAAAATATAACGATATGACTGAATATGTCAATAATTTATACTAATAAATTAGCCGTATgttgtttaaattaatttaattggtaATTAAGTATGTATATACTTGGGTAGGTGTTATATGAGAATGGAGCAAGAAATATTGGAGTTGTGGGTGTGCCACCAGTTGGATGCTTTCCGACGCATAGAAATGAGGCAGGCTGTGCAGGAAATATGAACCAAGGAGCAGAATTATTCAACTCCAAATTGTCTGAAAGAATTCCTGAGCTTGCTACTCGATTAAAAAAAAGCAAGATTTTCTACATGGATTTTTATGGAGTTTATGTCGACACCATAACGGATCTTAAAACTTGGggtaattatttatataattattacaCTCAAACTGCTTGCTTTTTAATGGAAAAAAATGTAAGGGTTAAGAGTTTTCTTACGGTTATTGAACCGTATGTCGCTTATAGAACGGTTGGTAtcatttaatttgttattttttgatGTATGAACTTTCATTTTCACGTCAATGGCAAGTTAAATAACAATTCAGATCTTGATTTGCTTACGTGTCAATGATTTCATTGCTAATAAGCAAATATTGATTATGTAAATGAATTTAGAGTTCAATGaccatttgaaaatttaatttaaaaaataaaatatgaagtaaTTATTGATGAACTAATTAAATGAATTTTGGTGGCAGGTTTTTCTAATGCAAATCAAACATGCTGTAAAACAGGAAATAAAGATGTGTCGTACTTGTGTGATAAAGAAAATCCAACCACTTGTGCTTTTAAAGAATTTCCTCATCATTTTTATTGGGATGGCTTTCATCCCACAGAATATGGACATAGGATGCTTTCTAGATTCATCCAGCCATATATTGCTCTATACGAGTAAAATTTGGAGTCGAAAAATCAGAAAACGCACACGAACATCTCAACTAGGTTGTTACTCTTTTAGTGTATACTGCTGTCTGCTTACTCTTTGCctatttttatttctgttttgCAAAATATTTCATCCACCTCTTGATTTAATCGAACCTAAAATTctcaaatcaaattataataatttttttttcatttggcgACGTATGTGGGAGacgattttgtgtttttttctgttgtgatttaaattgcaaattgtagtaaaaaattaatatggtcTTATTATATTTCAGCACTTGTATGGTTTCCAATATGAAAGTCGGAGTGTGTAACATTAGATAAAAATGCTTGTTATTTAACTTTGATACGTAGAcaattatagattttttttgatgaatgacAATTATAGAACTATAATCGAGTCAAACtgaattttaatgtgtttatgCTCAAATCAAAGAAATTTTTAAGTAGACTCGGTTTACCACGCCATTCTGTGGACTCAgtttatcacattatgacacgtcattaaaatagtggtactatcgtaatattgttattcaaatgtgtaaaaagtaataaacaaaattacaataatgcACTATtataatgacgtgttataatatgatagaCTAGCttatggatgacgtggtagacctatctaagaatttctcattcAACTCATTATATGGATGAGAGGTTCATATTCAGATCGAACGAGCATGAACTGAGTTCCCGCTCAGATAATTTAAGTACTAAAAAGACAAGTACGAGCTCAGTTTATTTAAGGGTTAATGGTATtaaaaagtcaaatttttttcaactttttgaaaatatatctgaactttttaaaatttattaatatttaaattatgtaattgacagttctttttctttttaattttgaaaaaacttCATATAGTCAATTAATATTATAggtataattaaatcaattggtAAAATAGATATATCTGCaagaaatttatcaaatttggataaatttatttgatgGTTTGAATACTATATTTCTAAAAAGTCAAAAAGTTGGCTTTTTCACACCATTCAACCttatttaaagtaattttaaaCTCAACTAATTTAGCACCTAAATAAAAAATGagctaaatttatatttaaaaaattatattaacaaatcaAGGAAAATAATACTAGCACTTAACAAAGCAATATTTCAAACACACACCAGTTCAACCATTATTCCGAGTAATATTAACAACAAACAAATATTAAAGGAAAACTATCAAATATCTAAAGTCATCCGACATTGAGCTTATGGATTATTTTTTCcgtctcattttaaaagtcgtatttaataaagattaaaaaagtattcataaaaaaaagactACAAAAAGTATTCATTATAATGTTTTTCTGTCATACTTTACCCTTATTAGTGGTACTGAGCCgtttcataattattttttataaaaggaTAGGGTAATATAAGAACATttcaaaatagaaaatgaaaattataaaatgggaCTGAAGGAGTAATAATTAATCATGCCACGAGCTATTGATCGAGTTCGTAAACAAATTAAGCTCAAGTTTAACCCGttaaaataatagaatataaaatttaattcaaactcgATTAATTTAGATTATGAATGAGCTCGAGCTGAATTATTATCGAGTTGAACATTGAACCGTTTATGAACATCAAAGTTGGTTAAAGGCCCTATGGACAAAGTACAATCTAGTCTAACAAAGTAACCGgtattaaaacttaaaaaaaataggtttaatagcaaaaaaaaaccaaacctttttaacttgttgcaattttatccaaactttttaatttttgcaataatatccaaattacattattttgttgtaataatatccaaattgcactttttatgtgattttttttgagttttttgccattttttaggacttttattatattattatacatcaaaaaataataatagcctaatatcttaattaaaaacaacaaatttagccatcaatttgactattattgctacaaaaaatgcaatttggatattattgcaaaaattaaaaggtttggatataattgcaacaagtcgtaaaggtttggattttttttaccattaggccaaaaaaatatgaataacttttgtttattttttttatcaagacACACAAATGAAAAGCTCATCCAATAgcaattaacaatttattacctaattttatatttttataaattaaattttttttgctcttattatattaatttctggCTTCGTGCAGCTTTACAGATATAAAGCTACCAAATTGGTAAGTGGGCTTAGCTTTGGTAGAAATAAAGGGGTAGTCCACATTTCTTCCGTCCGAGTCCCCATCGCATTTGCATAAAGATGGAGTATAGCTAGGGCTAACCACACCTTTTTACGTAATGTCTATAGGCCAAATGTCCTGCATATGCTCTATAAAAGTCAAGAATAGGGCCTTTTTTTTGTGTAAGGTCAAAATttccattaatatataataacaaaaattatataaacgGTTTCTCAATAAATTGAGTAAACTATTCTTTAAATTATGATGAAAGCTGTAAAATATAATCATCAAAAAGGGCTAAACTAACCAACAAAAATCACCCAAATACAAAAGGCAAAATAActagatttaaaaattaaatctagttaaaaaagaataataaattacaaacttaaataattttaataagaaaagtcatagatataaaatttaaagaacaataatcaagttgaaaaaaataaataaatttgtagtTAACCTTTCAAGTATACAATTTCTTACAAAAACTCCATTTTTGAGAAGAAAATACTCCAGAGAAATAATAAATTCATGAAGAGTAGAttaaatcaaaatgaaataaacaacaatatatttatttatatgacAGAATTATTTGTTTTGATCATACATTTattcaaaactttttaaatttaaaattctagtctaatttgataattttgttgATATTGAACCATTTTGAACTAATTTTAATTGTGTCaaattttcatttcaaaaaatataaatttttttattcattttaaatgttatatttgctttattttttaCTCCAACTACttaaatatatacaattttatagttaaaatttgccgttgttttttatttttcaaaattaggagttaaattttataattttgaaaagtaaatttaattaaGGAGTTAGTATATAAACTCAActgaaaaataaatagttaaaatgattataaattttttaaataaaattgcaacaaggtaattaaattgagataaatttataaaaagttgaaaaaaataattttttaatattgctATCTCTAAAATGAATTAGGTTAGTGATTAGAAATGCAATACTCTTTGTCAGCATATTATAAAGTAGTAAGTTTTCAATTAGTAAATATATTCAGCGTGATTGTCGTTGTTTATGGCACATAAACCCCGTCATAGATATTCACTAGGTAGCAAAGacatttcattcaattaatGTTTCGGAAATATTTCAGACAATTGATGTTTCATATAggaaactttttttttccatAGAAAACCTTAAATTCGCCGTGTCCCGTATTCCCGTGTCCATATCCGTGCTACCTGGATATTCACAATAATGGGTAGTGCTGTAGTACTAGGTGAATCAGCTTGTGCATGCTGCGGGTAGCAACTAGCAACTAGCATAGCAATCATCTAATTGTTAAAGTGTCTCTTATGATTTGATCACGGAATCTCAAAAACTGTACAACAGAATATATAAATGTCCGTGCATTTATAAAACTCTAAATCTTGTCTGTGTATTATATGTTTGTCGGACACGCAGAGCGCCACAATGCAGTAGTGGATCAATCATACATACAAGGAATGACCCATCactgattttttttacagaATACGTACTAGAAGCAATCATACAAATATATAAAGTTCAAGCATCTGTTTGGTTAGATTTGTACAGCACGTatactttattaatttgattcatTACGTAACTGAGAGAGAATTTTATGCCGACTGCTCACAGGATATTTTACCATGAAGTCCATGGAACTTTACAAGTTACATATATCactctattttttctttttttaagcatataaaccaaataaattaaatttacggtataatttaataaaat
Coding sequences within it:
- the LOC126678198 gene encoding GDSL esterase/lipase At1g20120-like — translated: MQFLCLRNSFSIIIFSFVVINSSYIWSVAAQDTPRFRALFAYGDSMVDTGNNNFTLTIMKSNFAPYGVNLGVATGRFSNGRILCDHLADRLEINLAKVPPYLQPDISPEDFIKGISFASAGAGYDILTSTSRSSISLADQLKNWQEYRGKLIARIGDGAAATLVANTSLHLVVAGTEDIVSYFGSNSPRRSQYDLDAYTNLMYDSAASFLQVLYENGARNIGVVGVPPVGCFPTHRNEAGCAGNMNQGAELFNSKLSERIPELATRLKKSKIFYMDFYGVYVDTITDLKTWGFSNANQTCCKTGNKDVSYLCDKENPTTCAFKEFPHHFYWDGFHPTEYGHRMLSRFIQPYIALYE